A region of Caretta caretta isolate rCarCar2 chromosome 26, rCarCar1.hap1, whole genome shotgun sequence DNA encodes the following proteins:
- the LETM2 gene encoding LETM1 domain-containing protein LETM2, mitochondrial isoform X2, with translation MAFYSCNIVLAIARSSFRGPHLLVHSSCSPYSSSVAFVQLVDSHLNRIYMKDSENQQLLYCTQLAPGLPHLRTKAVRTLHTSAYWHQELKDESQLHQSTINQDNEHAKTLSDQSTETGVEKKSLRQRIVDELKHYYNGFHLLWIDTKVAARMVWRLLHGQVLTRRERRRLLRTCADLFRLVPFLVFIIVPFMEFLLPVFLKLFPEMLPSTFETESKKEEKQKKKLSATLELAKFLQETITEMARRNKADTGEATKQFSSYVQQVRHAGHQPSTQEIVRFSKLFEDELTLEHLERPQLVALCKLLELQPIGTNNLLRFQLLMQLRSIKADDEMIAKEGVNGLSVSELQSACRARGMRSLGLTEEQLKEQLSQWLDLHLKENVPPSLLLLSRALYLIDVKPKPIQVSQNEVRVSDAAAETSVLEPKETLVDSAPIVQGRKGEEFISQPSEKLPVPGVSVKPPPGETKMEASQSSKASANGV, from the exons ATGGCGTTCTACAGCTGTAACATAGTCCTTGCAATAGCCAGGTCAAG TTTCAGAGGCCCTCATCTTCTTGTGCACTCCAGCTGTTCTCCATATTCCTCATCAGTTGCATTTGTCCAACTAGTGGATTCTCATTTAAACCGAATTTACATGAAAGACTCTGAAAACCAGCAGTTACTGTACTGCACACAGCTGGCCCCTGGACTACCTCACCTACGAACTAAAGCAGTGCGAACACTGCACACCTCTGCTTACTGGCATCAAGAGCTCAAAGATGAATCTCAGCTGCACCAAAGTACAATAAACCAGGACAATGAGCATGCTAAAACTCTGTCAGACCAAAGCACagagactggtgtggagaaaaagtcTTTACGCCAAAGAATTGTGGATGAACTGAAACATTATTACAATGGATTCCACTTGCTTTGGATTGACACGAAGGTCGCTGCCAGGATGGTATGGAGGCTGCTACATGGTCAGGTTCTCACTAGAAGAGAGAGGCGAAGG CTACTGAGGACGTGTGCTGATCTCTTCCGGCTGGTTCCCTTCTTGGTGTTCATCATTGTGCCCTTCATGGAGTTCCTGTTACCTGTATTTCTGAaactctttcctgaaatgttgccCTCAACTTTTGAGACGGAATCAAAAAAG gaagaaaaacagaaaaagaaactaAGCGCCACATTAGAGCTGGCAAAATTCCTGCAGGAGACTATTACAGAGATGgccagaaggaacaaagcagatACGGGAGAGGCCACCAAGCAGTTCTCTTCCTATGTGCAACAG GTTCGTCATGCTGGCCACCAGCCTAGCACCCAGGAGATTGTGCGCTTCTCCAAGCTTTTTGAGGATGAGCTGACCCTTGAACACTTAGAACGGCCACAGCTGGTAGCCCTCTGCAAACTGCTTGAACTACAGCCCATTGGCACCAATAACCTACTCCGCTTCCAGCTTTTGATGCAGCTCAGGTCTATAAAAGCAGATGATGAA atgATTGCTAAGGAAGGTGTTAATGGGCTAAGTGTGTCCGAACTGCAGAGTGCGTGCAGGGCCAGAGGAATGAGATCACTGGGTCTCACAGAGGAACAGCTGAAAGAACAACTCAGTCAG TGGCTAGATCTACATCTAAAGGAGAATGTTCctccttctctgctgctgctttctcgTGCCTTGTACTTGATAGACGTGAAGCCGAAACCCATTCAGGTGTCACAGAATGAG gtTCGGGTTAGTGACGCTGCTGCAGAAACATCAGTTCTTGAACCTAAAGAAACCTTAGTGGATTCTGCACCCATTGTGCAAGGAAGAAAG GGAGAAGAATTTATATCACAGCCATCAGAGAAGTTACCAGTCCCTGGAGTATCTGTCAAGCCTCCTCCAGGAGAG ACCAAAATGGAGGCATCTCAAAGCAGCAAGGCCAGTGCCAATGGAGTCTAG
- the LETM2 gene encoding LETM1 domain-containing protein LETM2, mitochondrial isoform X1, translating into MPLPGEAGLLLCPSCASGKARHELPSSGRVGTYNRSFQGNMAFYSCNIVLAIARSSFRGPHLLVHSSCSPYSSSVAFVQLVDSHLNRIYMKDSENQQLLYCTQLAPGLPHLRTKAVRTLHTSAYWHQELKDESQLHQSTINQDNEHAKTLSDQSTETGVEKKSLRQRIVDELKHYYNGFHLLWIDTKVAARMVWRLLHGQVLTRRERRRLLRTCADLFRLVPFLVFIIVPFMEFLLPVFLKLFPEMLPSTFETESKKEEKQKKKLSATLELAKFLQETITEMARRNKADTGEATKQFSSYVQQVRHAGHQPSTQEIVRFSKLFEDELTLEHLERPQLVALCKLLELQPIGTNNLLRFQLLMQLRSIKADDEMIAKEGVNGLSVSELQSACRARGMRSLGLTEEQLKEQLSQWLDLHLKENVPPSLLLLSRALYLIDVKPKPIQVSQNEVRVSDAAAETSVLEPKETLVDSAPIVQGRKGEEFISQPSEKLPVPGVSVKPPPGETKMEASQSSKASANGV; encoded by the exons ATGCCTCTGCCAGGGGAAGCTGGCTTGCTCCTGTGCCCCTCCTGCGCTTCGGGGAAAGCGAGGCATGAGCTGCCCAGCAGTGGGCGTGTGGG AACATACAACCGATCATTCCAGGGCAACATGGCGTTCTACAGCTGTAACATAGTCCTTGCAATAGCCAGGTCAAG TTTCAGAGGCCCTCATCTTCTTGTGCACTCCAGCTGTTCTCCATATTCCTCATCAGTTGCATTTGTCCAACTAGTGGATTCTCATTTAAACCGAATTTACATGAAAGACTCTGAAAACCAGCAGTTACTGTACTGCACACAGCTGGCCCCTGGACTACCTCACCTACGAACTAAAGCAGTGCGAACACTGCACACCTCTGCTTACTGGCATCAAGAGCTCAAAGATGAATCTCAGCTGCACCAAAGTACAATAAACCAGGACAATGAGCATGCTAAAACTCTGTCAGACCAAAGCACagagactggtgtggagaaaaagtcTTTACGCCAAAGAATTGTGGATGAACTGAAACATTATTACAATGGATTCCACTTGCTTTGGATTGACACGAAGGTCGCTGCCAGGATGGTATGGAGGCTGCTACATGGTCAGGTTCTCACTAGAAGAGAGAGGCGAAGG CTACTGAGGACGTGTGCTGATCTCTTCCGGCTGGTTCCCTTCTTGGTGTTCATCATTGTGCCCTTCATGGAGTTCCTGTTACCTGTATTTCTGAaactctttcctgaaatgttgccCTCAACTTTTGAGACGGAATCAAAAAAG gaagaaaaacagaaaaagaaactaAGCGCCACATTAGAGCTGGCAAAATTCCTGCAGGAGACTATTACAGAGATGgccagaaggaacaaagcagatACGGGAGAGGCCACCAAGCAGTTCTCTTCCTATGTGCAACAG GTTCGTCATGCTGGCCACCAGCCTAGCACCCAGGAGATTGTGCGCTTCTCCAAGCTTTTTGAGGATGAGCTGACCCTTGAACACTTAGAACGGCCACAGCTGGTAGCCCTCTGCAAACTGCTTGAACTACAGCCCATTGGCACCAATAACCTACTCCGCTTCCAGCTTTTGATGCAGCTCAGGTCTATAAAAGCAGATGATGAA atgATTGCTAAGGAAGGTGTTAATGGGCTAAGTGTGTCCGAACTGCAGAGTGCGTGCAGGGCCAGAGGAATGAGATCACTGGGTCTCACAGAGGAACAGCTGAAAGAACAACTCAGTCAG TGGCTAGATCTACATCTAAAGGAGAATGTTCctccttctctgctgctgctttctcgTGCCTTGTACTTGATAGACGTGAAGCCGAAACCCATTCAGGTGTCACAGAATGAG gtTCGGGTTAGTGACGCTGCTGCAGAAACATCAGTTCTTGAACCTAAAGAAACCTTAGTGGATTCTGCACCCATTGTGCAAGGAAGAAAG GGAGAAGAATTTATATCACAGCCATCAGAGAAGTTACCAGTCCCTGGAGTATCTGTCAAGCCTCCTCCAGGAGAG ACCAAAATGGAGGCATCTCAAAGCAGCAAGGCCAGTGCCAATGGAGTCTAG